In the Purpureocillium takamizusanense chromosome 5, complete sequence genome, one interval contains:
- the SIT4_4 gene encoding Protein-serine/threonine phosphatase (EggNog:ENOG503NU6Q~COG:D~COG:T) encodes MASTVPRPGPANLTPNAGLDEWLEEAKQCHYLPERAMKELCEKVKEILMEESNIQPVCTPVTVCGDIHGQFYDLLELFRVSGGMPGENNVQPPKTATTVITSEDIEPPNAAARAPAADTSTASAGSSPGSGPVPTVTSSQSAENRFIFLGDFVDRGYFSLETFTLLMCLKAKYPDRIVLVRGNHESRQITQVYGFYEECQQKYGNASVWKACCQVFDFLVLAAIVDGEVLCVHGGLSPEIRTIDQIRVVARAQEIPHEGAFCDLVWSDPEDVDTWAISPRGAGWLFGDKVATEFNHVNGLKLIARAHQLVNEGYKYHFEESSVVTVWSAPNYCYRCGNVASIMSVDKDLNPKFSIFSAVPDDQRHVPASRRGPSDYFL; translated from the exons atggcgtccaCCGTGCCCCGACCGGGCCCTGCCAACCTCACCCCCAATGCCGGACTGGACGAAtggctcgaggaggccaagcagTGCCACTACCTGCCCGAGCGGGCCATGAAGGAGCTATGCGAGAAGGTCAAGGAGATTCTGATGGAAG AGTCCAACATCCAGCCTGTGTGCACCCCCGTCACAGTCTGCGGCGACATCCACGGCCAGTTCTacgacctcctcgagctctTCCGAGTCTCGGGCGGGATGCCCGGCGAGAACAACGTTCAGCCCCCCAAGACGGCCACCACGGTCATCACATCCGAAGACATCGAGCCACCGA ATGCCGCAGCCCGAGCCCCAGCGGCCGACACGTCGACTGCCTCCGCCGGCTCCAGCCCTGGTTCCGGCCCCGTGCCCACGGTGACTTCTTCCCAGAGCGCGGAGAACAGGTTCATCTTTCTTGGAGACTTTGTGGACCGCGGTTACTTTAGCTTGGAGACGTTCACGCTCCTCATGTGTCTAAAGGCCAA ATATCCCGACCGAATTGTTCTCGTCCGCGGCAACCACGAGTCGCGGCAAATCACCCAGGTGTACGGCTTCTACGAAGAATGCCAACAAAAGTACGGCAACGCATCTGTCTGGAAAGCGTGCTGCCAGGTATTTGACTTCTTGGTCCTGGCCGCcattgtcgacggcgaggtgctcTGCGTGCACGGCGGTCTGAGTCCGGAGATCCGGACCATTGACCAGAtccgagtcgtcgcccgcgctcAGGAGATCCCTCACGAGGGGGCTTTCTGCGATCTCGTGTGGTCCGACCCTGAAGACGTCGACACCTGGGCCATTAGCCCTCGCGGTGCCGGGTGGCTGTTTGGTGACAAAGTGGCGACCGAGTTCAACCACGTGAACGGCCTCAAGCTGATTGCGCGAGCGCATCAGCTCGTCAATGAGGGATACAAG TATCACTTCGAAGAGAGTTCGGTGGTGACGGTTTGGTCAGCGCCCAACTACTGCTACAGATGCGGCAACGTTGCCTCCATCATGTCTGTAGACAAGGATCTGAACCCCAAGTTTAGCATCTTCTCGGCGGTGCCGGACGACCAGAGGCACGTGCCGGCGAGTAGACGGGGGCCGAGCGACTATTTCCTGTAA
- the CWC27 gene encoding Peptidylprolyl isomerase (COG:O~EggNog:ENOG503NYKX), translating to MSSLYNLEPQPTASAIIHTTLGEIQVELFAKQTPLTCRNFLQLSLDGYYDGTIFHRLVPNFILQGGDPTGTGNGGESIYDGGAFSGDLDPWPMDQRHGKNAGLTGINFKDEFHSRLKFNRRGLLGMANEGRQDTNGSQFFFTLDKTEELTGKNTLFGRVAGDTIYNLAKIGESEVEPGSERPLYAVKVERIEILVNPFEDMQKRTRVATRAPTKPPAAKDKKKKKRRGGKQLLSFGDEEGEEEEPVFKKAKFDTRLIAEEPQEEPQEPKAIKKKAPKPDKPTKESAIESTPAAEEEGAADASEKQRETPTQKPREPSPESSPEPEPPKKSALERANEELAAIKASMRRMMHTEQPVKERPKSTLESMIPETSIRGRKRRPGGSNAISNEDSATLRMLKSFQSRLEKAPPEKEQAQGTDKQAEADGGAQDDQGEEAELCDLHFIANCQSCTAWDKQDKEESDDEGWMSHSLSFAADRLGKDLSNRRKAEEELVVIDPREKARTLKEEKRAERDARAGGSGRAWDQARDQARNAQMARAASLAGRGAK from the coding sequence atgtcgtcCCTATACAACCTCGAGCCGCAGCCtacggcctcggccatcATCCACACGACTCTCGGCGAGATCCAGGTCGAACTCTTCGCGAAGCAGACGCCTCTGACTTGTCGCAACTTCTTACAACTGAGCTTGGACGGCTACTACGATGGGACGATATTCCACCGCCTCGTTCCTAATTTTATcctccagggcggcgacccgacgggcacgggcaacggcggcgagtcCATATacgatggcggcgccttcAGCGGCGACCTGGACCCGTGGCCGATGGATCAGCGGCACGGCAAGAACGCGGGTCTGACGGGAATCAATTTCAAAGACGAATTCCACTCGAGGTTGAAGTTCAACAGGCGCGGCCTCCTGGGTATGGCCAACGAGGGCCGCCAGGACACCAACGGCAGCCAGTTCTTCTTCACGCTGGACAAGACGGAGGAGCTGACGGGCAAGAACACGCTGTTTGGGCGCGTGGCCGGCGACACGATCTACAACCTCGCCAAGATAGGTGAGTCCGAGGTGGAGCCGGGCTCGGAGCGTCCGCTGTacgccgtcaaggtcgagcGAATCGAGATCTTGGTGAACCCATTCGAGGATATGCAGAAGCGGACAAGAGTAGCGACACGAGCCCCGAcaaagccgcccgccgcaaaagacaagaagaagaagaagcgaagGGGTGGCAAGCAGCTGCTGAGTTTCGGCGAtgaagagggagaggaggaggagccggtTTTCAAGAAAGCCAAGTTCGATACAAGATTAATCGCGGAAGAGCCCCAAGAGGAGCCTCAGGAGCCCAAAGCTATCAAGAAAAAGGCGCCGAAGCCCGATAAGCCGACCAAAGAGAGCGCAATAGAGAGCACACCGGCGGCTGAAgaggagggcgcggccgaTGCCTCGGAAAAGCAGAGGGAAACGCCAACGCAAAAGCCTAGAGAACCGTCACCGGAGTCATCACCAGAACCCGAGCCTCCCAAGAAATCGGCATTGGAAAGGGCAAACGAGGAACTGGCGGCGATCAAGGCGTCAATGCGACGTATGATGCACACCGAGCAGCCCGTCAAGGAGCGACCCAAGTCCACGCTGGAGTCGATGATTCCCGAGACCTCCATACGCGGTCGCAAAAGACGACCGGGGGGCAGCAACGCGATCAGCAACGAAGACTCGGCGACTCTCCGGATGCTCAAGTCCTTCCAATCAAGGCTGGAAAAGGCCCCGCCGGAAAAGGAGCAGGCGCAGGGCACGGAcaagcaggccgaggccgacggcggcgcccaggacgaccagggcgaggaggcggagctgTGCGACCTGCACTTCATCGCCAACTGCCAGAGCTGCACGGCGTGGGACAAgcaggacaaggaggagagcgacgacgagggctggATGTCGCACTCGCTGTCCTTTGCGGCAGACAGGCTAGGCAAGGACCTGAGTAACCGCAGaaaggccgaggaggaacTCGTCGTGATTGACCCCAGGGAAAAGGCCCGCACcctcaaggaggagaagcgaGCGGAACGGGACGCGCGAGCCGGGGGcagtgggcgggcgtgggatCAGGCCAGGGACCAGGCGCGCAACGCGCAgatggcgcgcgcggcgtctcTGGCGGGGAGAGGCGCCAAGTGA
- the ALD5 gene encoding aldehyde dehydrogenase (NAD(P)(+)) ald5 (COG:E~EggNog:ENOG503NW4N): MSLTVELKTPATGAYQQPIGLFINNEWVEGVDKKKFEVINPSTEEVITSVCEATEKDVDLAVAAARKAFETTWRQVTPQERGRLMLKLADLVEKNLDLLAAVESLDNGKSITMAKGDVGAVAGCIRYYGGWADKLEGKTLDIAPDMFHYTREEPIGVCGQIIPWNFPLLMLSWKIGPALATGNTIVMKTAEQTPLSGLVFANLIKEAGFPPGVFNLLSGFGKVAGAAISSHMDIDKVAFTGSTVVGRTIMKAAAASNLKKVTLELGGKSPNIVFADADIEQTISWVNFGIYFNHGQCCCAGTRIFVHESIYDKFLEAFKKRAQANKVGDPFQADTFQGPQVSQLQYDRIMGYIKSGKEEGATVEIGGERHGDKGYFIQPTIFSNVRPDMKIMQEEIFGPVCAISKFKDEDEVVALGNNTSYGLAAAVHTRDLNTAIRVSNALKAGTVWVNCYNLLNHALPFGGFKESGLGRELGQAALSEYTQHKSVAIRLGGPLFG, encoded by the exons ATGTCTTTGACCGTCGAGCTCAAGACCCCGGCTACGGGCGCCTACCAGCAGCCCATCGGCCT GTTCATCAACAACGAATGGGTTGAGGGTGTCGACAAGAAGAAGTTCGAGGTCATCAACCCCTCTACCGAGGAGGTCATCACCTCCGTCTGCGAGGCCACCGAGAAGGATGTcgacctggccgtcgccgccgcccgcaaggcCTTCGAGACCACCTGGCGCCAGGTCACTCCCCAGGAGCGCGGCCGCCTGATGCTCaagctcgccgacctcgtcgagaagaacctcgacctgctcgccgccgtcgagtccCTCGACAACGGCAAGTCCATCAccatggccaagggcgacgtcggcgccgtcgccggctgcATCCGCTACTATGGTGGCTGGGCCGACAAGTTGGAGGGCAAGACCCTCGACATTGCCCCTGACATGTTCCACTACACCCGCGAGGAGCCC ATTGGTGTCTGCGGCCAGATCATCCCCTGGAACTTCCCCCTGCTTATGCTCTCCTGGAAGATCGGCCCGGCCCTGGCTACCGGCAACACCATCGTCATGAAGACGGCTGAGCAGACGCCTCTGTCTGGTCTCGTCTTTGCCAACCTCATCAAGGAGGCCGGCTTCCCCCCCGGCGTCTTCAACCTCCTCTCCGGCTTCGGCAAggtcgccggtgccgccatctcctcccACATGGATATCGACAAGGTCGCTTTCACCGGTTCCACCGTTGTCGGCCGCACCATCAtgaaggccgccgccgcctccaaccTCAAGAAGGTCACcctcgagcttggcggcaAGTCCCCCAACATCGTcttcgccgacgccgatATCGAGCAGACCATCTCCTGGGTCAACTTCGGCATCTACTTCAACCACGGCCAGTGCTGCTGTGCCGGCACCCGTATCTTCGTCCACGAGAGCATCTACGACAAGTTTCTCGAGGCCTTCAAGAAGCGCGCCCAGGCGAACAAGGTCGGCGATCCCTTCCAGGCCGATACCTTCCAGGGCCCCCAAGTCAGTCAGCTGCAGTACGACCGCATCATGGGCTACATCAAGTCTggcaaggaggagggtgCCACCGTGGAGATTGGCGGtgagcgccatggcgacaAGGGCTACTTCATCCAGCCTACCATCTTCTCCAATGTCCGCCCAGACATGAAGATCATGCAGGAGGAGATCTTTGGTCCCGTCTGCGCCATTTCCAAGttcaaggacgaggatgaggtcGTTGCCCTCGGCAACAACACCTCGTAcggccttgccgctgctgtccaTACTCGGGACCTCAACACTGCCATTCGCGTCAGTAACGCCCTGAAGGCCGGCACTGTCTGGGTCAACT GCTACAACCTTCTGAACCACGCT CTTCCTTTCGGCGGTTTTAAGGAATCTGGGCTTGGTCGAGAACTAGGCCAAGCCGCGCTATCTGAGTATACCCAGCATAAATCTGTTGCTATCCGGCTCGGAGGCCCCTTGTTTGGCTAA